The Lathyrus oleraceus cultivar Zhongwan6 chromosome 5, CAAS_Psat_ZW6_1.0, whole genome shotgun sequence genome includes the window AAGTCTTGTATATGAAGGATTAAATTGAGAAAGAATGATGATCCTTGAGTTTTTTGTCGTTAACTATTATCATCCACAGTGTAAATGGTCACTAGTCTTAATTCAATGCTTATGCTACAAGTGCTTATCGTTTAACTATTTTTCTTGACCACTTGATAATGAGCATTTTACCATATGAAATTCAAAAACAGGCATTCCGTGCTCAGAATTTAGAAAGTGCCAAATCAAGACTCAGCCTATGTGCAGAAGACATTCGTAGTCAGATAGAAAAAGTTGGTAACACTTCAGAGTTATGTTCACAACTTGGAGCAGTCTTGGGTATGCTCGGCGACTGCTGGTATGTTGTAGGATATTATCGTTGTATTCTATGATAAGATATTGTTTACACATATGTTGTGCTTAGTGAAATATAGAAAAAGTTTCTACCAAGAGTAGTGTATCTGTCAAGAGGACAAAATAGTCTGATATACAAAGGCGCGGTTAAAAATACTAGCATAAATAGTAACCAGTGTTGTAACATAGCAACTACAGTGCTATAGCATAGCAAAATTTGAACAAATCACTGTTTACGTAGAGGAATTTCAGGAGACCACTATTTTTTGTGATCCATGGTTGACAACACTGATAGTAACACTGAATATAACTAGACTGAGACCAAAAATGATAAAATCAGATAGGGATGCTTAGAATCGGTGGAAATTGTTAAACTAGTGTTCTGAATCCGAATCATCTTTGGTATTGAGGACATTTTGAGTTTTGGTTATCTATATCTGTACCAGAAATTGTTTCCGTTGTATATATCTATATGGAATCCGAATCATCTTTGGTATTGAGGACATTTTGAGTTTTGGTTATCCATGTCTGTACCAGAAATTGTTTCCACTGTTTCCTCTACATCTATAATATAGTGTAAAATGTTCAATTTCCTATACTGCTTTAGCCATTTTTGGTGTACAGAAATAACCACTTCAGTTGGAAGAAGCTCCTAGTTTTCCCTGTTGCCTCCCACTTTAAAACATGTCCTAAACCCATTAGCATATAGTTACATCCTCTGAAGCAGAAGCACTGACAGACATTGGTAATAATTTGAGAAAATGGAAATGATTATATGTAATCACACGTATTAGTATCGTGTTGGTGCTGAACAAACATAGACACACCTTCAATATGAAGTTTCAGTGCCTCGTGTTTGTGCTCTTAAATCTATTATGTAGTGTGCCTTTTGGTCTCTTTGTGGTGCAGTTTATCGTTATTTTAGAGCGGTTTTGATCGTGAACATTTTGAGAGATTATTGATCTCTTTTTTGTTTTTTAAGCCTTTTGTTTTCTTCTTATTCTCTgctttttcctttttttcattCATGTGTCACATTTCTTTTTGTATCACAAAGTTTAAGAGAATATAGTTTAATTACATGTTTAATGGAGGAGGTGGATTGTGATCTTCATGTTTACAAAATAATTTCTGCAGCCGAGCAATGGGTGATAGCAGTTCTGCAGTAACTTATTTTGAAGAAAGTGTTGAATTTCTGTCAAAGTTGCCAAAAGATGATTTGGAGGTTATTTCATTAGAACCTTGCTTTTCTCAGCTCTCATGAGAAATGATAGATTACCAGATCAATCTGGTTTTGTTTATTGTCAATTTATTTCTTTGACCTTGTTATCTTACAGATTACACATACACTTTCCGTTTCACTTAATAAAATTGGTGATCTTAAATATCATGGGGGAGACCTCCAAGCTGCGAGATCATACTATTTTCAATCCTTAAATGTTCGCCGTGATGTTGTCAAGAACAATTCAAATGTTTCATCTCAGGTTGGTAAATGCTTTCCACCtatatttgaattaaatttaaCAGTAGTGTTTTCTGACTTGCTTTAGAGCTTATTAAGTTGACTTATTTAAGGTTACCCAGTAAGCATATTTAGGAGAATTTATAGAAACAACTTATGACATATCCATAAGTAATTTTTAGCTTATTTATGTAACCTCTTTAAGATAGTTTATGAAAATAGTTTATAATTTATAGGAAAAGAGATCAATTTTATTTACCGTCATAGAAATATGGTATTGGATAGAACATTATGGCAAAATTTGATCCATGTAGCCGACTCCACCTAGTGGGATAAGGCTTGGTTGTTTGGTTGCTATAGAAATAACCTAAGCACTTGTATGATGAGGTCTTACACTAAGCACTTAATTAGATGTTTGTCCAAAAAGGGCCTTATTAAGTGGATTTTACCTTACTAGCTTATATACTCACCGAAGTTTCATTATGTAATTTACACCAATCATGTTTGTTAGATTCTTTTCTATGCATAGCACATGAAACACTTGTTTTGACAAGGCTTGGCAGCTGTTTTGTCCatgaaaaatgataaaaacataaaatagTAAGAGAAAAGAAGTCGAGTAGAAAAATCAGAGAGTGATAAAGACGGACAGATTGGCACATTAGTGCCTGTTTGCATGCTAGTGAAAAATAAAATGGAAACAAAACTCTTACACTCATCATTTGCACCCCTAGTTTCTTCATTACACGAGTTCTTGATACTTGTAGATAATTTTCAGTTTGATATTTTTTTCTTGTTTTGAAACAACTCAACCATGTAAAAAGTTAGTATAAATCATCTTGCCCATTAACTAGTTAGGTTAAATTAATCTTTAATCACCCATTCAACCATGTAAAAAGTTAGTATAAATCATTGGCCATTAACTAGTTAGGTTAAGTTAATCTTTAATCACCCATACAAATTGTCACATTAGAACATGTATTGTGGCCAGTAGGCATGACCAattttcaaattaaccatttttttattgtttatgTCAATTTAGGTCTTAGATGTTGCTGTTTCTCTCGCAAAAGTAGCGGATGTTGACAAAAGTCTAGGAGATGAAAAGTCGGCTAGTGACGGATTTCAAGAAGCTATAAACTTGCTGGAATCACTTACTTTAAAATCTGAAGCCAGTGGGCTTGAGCAACGGGTAAGTTGTTACTTTATGTATGCTAATAACTTGATATAACTTGATTCAATGTAGATTGCTAAATTTGTATTACACTAACTTATTATGTAAAGTGTCTAATATTTAAGCCTAGTATGGAGTGTTATCATTTCTTAGTATCTTGAATACAAGTTTCATTTTGTGCTGCATTTCAACATAAGATCTTGAAATTAACATATGTTTCTGTTCTTATAGCGGCTATCAGTTCTAGACTTCCTTAGAAGCCAACTGACAGATGATGATAAACAAGAACAAGTCGAACAAACAGTTTGAGGTCAGGTAGATGCTTAGCGAGCAAAAAGGAAACATCAATTCAGATGCAATAAATGTTTCTTTATATGATTGGATACGAATGTAAAATAAGCTCGGGTCTGCAGAGGCGTTAAAATAGAGAAAGGAAATCTTCATTTTGTTTCGAGTGATGAGGATCACTGTCATTTTGGGGACTGCAGTACTTGTCTTTGAGATTCTACAAAATTCCCTATGTGTTTCTTATACTACACCACTGTAGTTTTTGTATCCACCTCTTTAGTTGAAGCTTGGATCCTCTCCCGTTACCGGAAGTTCCTTTCTGATGACCAGTACCTTATTTGTGCACAAGGGCTACTGTGATGGGTCTTCCTTGCATTTATGTAGCTGATATATATACTTCTCTAATAAACTAGAATTGAAGAAACATGTAGGTTGTGTTTCCAACTTGAATACATTCTATAATGTGAAGAGTGAAATTTATAGAATATTCATA containing:
- the LOC127085948 gene encoding protein NCA1, with translation MKPVCPFVKIPRPDDSNASKKPSENSTKYHVEHESKVKKEVNDSASVSPKCPMGYDSQTFKLGPLSCMVCQALLFDTSKCVPCLHVFCKACISRFEDCPLCGADIVKIEPDDNLQGVVDRFIEGHARIKRSVNLDKGEEATENNKPVIYEDVSLERGSFLVQQAMRAFRAQNLESAKSRLSLCAEDIRSQIEKVGNTSELCSQLGAVLGMLGDCCRAMGDSSSAVTYFEESVEFLSKLPKDDLEITHTLSVSLNKIGDLKYHGGDLQAARSYYFQSLNVRRDVVKNNSNVSSQVLDVAVSLAKVADVDKSLGDEKSASDGFQEAINLLESLTLKSEASGLEQRRLSVLDFLRSQLTDDDKQEQVEQTV